CTGGTAAAAAAAGTCCGTCGTCGACGGCATATCTTTGCGGCGCTCAAGATCATCTCGCTCTTGGCCTTGGTGACGATCCTGCTCCTGATCATTCTCTTTGCCGCCCATTTCCTCGCCTTCAAGAGCATCCTGGCCAGTTCCTTGTCAGGCAAGTCATCCTTGGAGCAGGCAGTCGGTATGGCTAAGCAGGGAGACTTCAAATCCGCCCAGGCAGCCGCCAATCAGGCAGCCAGTGATTTTTATTATGCCACGAGCAATCTTGAAGATATAAAGACTAGCCTGGTTTTTAATCAGGTCGGCGCGTTGCAATACCAGGTCGGCCAGCTCGGCTATTTGGTCGGTTCGGCGGAGATGCTATCAAGGGCGGTCGGACAAGCAGTATCATTCGGTCTTGAGCTGCAGAATCTCTTGGATGGCAATCGCCAGCTGAATTACTCGACTTTCAGTCCGGATGAGAAAAAGAAGATTCTCGGCCGGATCCAATATTCCGGGCCTGAATTGACCGGCATGAAAGCCAATCTTGATCTAGCGCTATTGAATCTGGCCAACATAACTTACCCTGGCGTCTTGTGGCCACTGAAAGGCAAGATCGATGAGACCAAGAATCTGGTCGGCGAAGCCTCACAGGTCTTAGGCAAGTTGGCGCCTATGTCCCAGATCATACCGGCGTTGGCTGGCTATCCTAGCACCTCGACTTATCTGGTGCTGTTCCAGAATAGCGACGAATTGAGGCCGACAGGCGGCTTCTTAGGGACTTATGGCATCCTGCAGATGGAGAGCGGCGACATCTCAAGGTTCGAGACCCACGATATCTACCACATGGATATGCCAGTCAAAGACAAGGTGGATGTCATTCCGCCGGAACCGATAAGGAAATATCTGAACGCAAAATGGTATATGCGCGACGCTAACTGGTCGCCAGACTGGCCGACCGCCGCACAAAAAATAGAGTGGTTTTATAATCTGGAAAATCCGCTCTTGCCACCCAAGGACCAGGTCAATAATTTTTCCGGACAATTTGATGGCGTCATAGCGATTACGCCGAAACTGGTGACCGATCTATTGGCGATCGTCGGCCCGATCGTAATTGATGGCCAAGAATACAACCCGACCAACTTCGTCGACCTTTTAGAGTACCGGGTTGAAAAAGGCTATGTCCAACTCGGCGTCTCCTCCTGGCAGAGAAAAGAGGTGATAGGCCAGATAATGAAGGAAATGAAGATCCGGCTGATGAACCTGCCATCGGATAAATGGCGCACGATATTGATGGTTTTTGATAACAATGTCGCTTCGAAAGATATATTGGTCTACCTGCACGATCAAGTGCTGCAGGGCTTGGCCAAAGAGCAGGGCTGGACTGGAGAGATCAAGCAGCCGCAAAGCGATTACCTGATGATCGTGGATGCGAACCTGGCCAGTTTGAAAACCGATGCCGTCATGAACCGTAGTGTCAGCTACGAGGTCAAGGAAGGAACGGACCGGCTGACCTCCCGGCTTATCATAAATTATGCCCACCGTGGCAAGCCGGACTGGAAAACCAGCTATTACCAGACCTACACCCGGGTTTACGTGCCCAAAGGCAGCCGTCTGATCAAGATGGAAGGATGCAACAGCAAGCCGGACATTATCGATGAATATAACAAGACGGCCTTCGGTTGCCAGCTTATCGTTCCATTCAACCAAGTAGCGCCGCTCGTGTTGGAGTATGATCTCCCGAACCACCTGAAGACCGCCCTTGCCAAGAATGGTTATGGCTTATTTGTTCAAAAACAGCCAGGCAACCAAGTCTCTGAATTGGCAGTTGACTTAAGCTTCATCAATGGTATAAAATCTTATAGTCCAGTAGGTTTCTCGGTCAATTTCCTGACTGGCAACCGAATCGGCTGGCTGACCGACCTGACACTCGACCGGCAGTACTCAGTCTCGTTTTAGCGCCAATAATTGCCAATAATATTAGCGTTTTTAGCTGGTTATTGGCAATTTTTAATAATACCGCATGTTTATCAAAAGAATCGGCATCGATCTAGGCACAACCTATACTTTGGTCCATCTGCCAAAACGGGGGATTGTCATCAACGAACCGAGCGTGGTTGCGATTTCAGTTACGGACAAGAAGATTCTGGCCGTCGGCAACGAGGCCAAGGACATGCTTGGGCGCACTCCTGACACCATTATCGCCTTAAAACCCCTGAAGGACGGCGTTATCGCTGATTACCGGGCCACTGAGGCTATGCTTAGATATTTCATCAACAAGTCCCTGGGCGGCATCCGCCTATTTCGTCCTGAAGTCATGGTCGCCGTGCCTGCTGGCATTTCCTCGACCGAACGCCGTGCCGTCATTGACGCCACCATCGCAGCTGGAGCCAAGGCAGCCTATATCATCAAGGAGCCGGTCGCGGCCGCTATCGGCGCTGACATACCGATCGGCTCGGCGTCGGGCCACATGATCATCGATATCGGCGGCGGTACTGCTGAAATGGCTGTCATCTCCTTGGGCGGTATCGTGGCCTCGACTTCGGTCAGGGTCGGAGGCACCCGTTTCGATAGCGCCATCATCGACTACATCAGACGCAAATACAATCTCTCGATCGGCGAGCGCACAGCCGAAGAGATCAAAATCAATATCGGCTCAGCTTTATATCTTGAAAACAAGCTAACCATGGAAATCCGCGGACGCGATATCGTGACCGGGCTGCCACGGAGCATTATCGTCACCTCGAACGATGTGACCGAGGCGTTGCAGAACGAGTTGGAAGCGATCATCAATGCTGTCAAAAAAGTCCTGCACGAGACCCCTCCGGAACTTTCCTCGGACATTATGGACAAGGGCATGGTCCTGTCCGGCGGCAGCTCGCTTCTGCGCAATATCGACCAGCTCCTGTCTCGCGCCACTGGCGTTCCGGCCTACATCGCCAATGACGCCCTCCTTTGCGTCGCGAAGGGAACCGGCATCGCTTTGGAAAATCTTGATTCATATAAGCGCAGCATCCTCGCAACCAAATAATATGATTATCGGCATCGATGCCAGCCGGGCTAATCGCAAGCACAAGACCGGCACTGAGTGGTACGCCTTCTACCTGATCAAGGAGCTGGCGAAGCTTGATGCGTCCAATCAGTACATACTTTATTCCGAGCAGCCGATTTCGAACGACTTGAATGACCTGACCGACAACCCATCGGGCGGTCCTATTTCCTACGACCAGGACGGTTTTCAAGTCATCAAGAGTCCCCACGGCAACTTCAAGGCCAAAGTGCTTGATTGGCCGGTCCGACATCTGTGGACCCATCTCCGACTGTCCTGGGAAATGATTTGGCATCGCCCCGATGTGCTTTTCGTGCCTTCGCACGTCCTGCCGCTGATCCACCCCAGGCGCTCAGTCGTAACCATCCATGATGTCGGTTTCGAGCGCGACAAAAGCCTTTACCCGAAGCTCGATCTCGGCCCGAACAGCAAGCTGCAGAAACGAATCCTTAACGTGCTTGTCAGACTCTTCACTTTCGGACGTTTCGGCGCCAACGTCCAAGACTATCTGACTTGGTCAACCTTATTTTCCTTGCGCAAGGCCGAAAAGATCATCACCGTTTCCGAATTTTCAAAGCAGGAAATATTCGAAGTCTACAAAGACGAGCTGACCCCTGCGGTCTTGGGCAAGATCATCGCCATCCATAACGGGTATAACCAGGAATGCTACAGGCCGGTCACTAACCATGATAAGGTGACAGCTACTTTGGAAAAGTACGATATCGAACCCCCATATATCTTTTACCTGGGCCGTCTGGAGCGCAAAAAGAATACCCCCGCCTTAGTAGAAGCCTTCGGTATGATTAGCAAGCAATTTCCTGAGTACAAGCTAGTGCTGACCGGCCGGGCCAGCTTCGGCTATGACGAAGTCGAGTTCATGATCAGCCAGTACAAGCTCGACCATAAGGTCATCTGTACCGGCTGGGTCGATGAAGCCGACCTGCCTTATATCTACGGCGGTGCAGACATATTCGCTTTCCCATCGCACTATGAGGGCTTCGGCATTCCTTTGGTCGAAGCCATGGCCTGCGGCGTGCCTGTTGCGGCATCCGACGTCGCTCCGATAACCGAGGTGGTTGACGGCGCAGCAATCCTTTTCAATCCTGAAAGCCCGGCTTCCATCAAAGACGCCTTAGTCAAGCTCATCTCCGACAAGGAACTGCGAAACCGCCTTAGCGCACTGGGGTTAGCTAGGGCTAAGCAATTCGGCTGGAAGATAACCGCCGAAAAGACACTGGCCGTCCTAGACCCCAATTTCAAATTATCGTAATTTCATGTTATAATATTTCTGTTTTTACCTATTTCAGACAACCATATAACCCTCAAATACCCAAACATCATATTATCATTACTGAGCCGACGTAAATCGTTGGCTCTGGTTTTTATGCTGTCAGCCCTAGCCTTGTCAGGGCACGATTCGATCGCTAGCCCTAGCATCCCGGCAAGCCTTTTGGTCAAGTATCGAGGGGAAGACGCCATAAAAGAGGTTCGAGTGCCGGATCAGTCCCATTCCGATGAATTTATCATGGTCCTCAAACAAGATCCGAACATCGAGTGGGCCGAACCGGACTATTCGTTCCATTCCGCCATTATCCCCTCAGACACCCATTATAGCCAGCAGTGGTACTTGCAAAAAATCAAGGCCCCTTCGGCTTGGGACATCACGCAGTCTACCAAGAACATCGTCACCGCAGTCATTGATACCGGCGTTGACATCACGCACCCCGACTTGAAGAATAACATCTGGATCAATCAGGATGAGATTCCGGGAAACAGGAAGGACGATGACAATAACGGCTTCATCGATGATATCAATGGCTGGGATTTTGTCGGCCGCAATGCCGACCCTATGCCGAAATTCGAAGAGGGGTTCACCTCCGACGTCCTTCATGGCACGATCATCTCCGGATTGATCGCTGCCGAAGGCAATAACGCAGCCGGTGTTTCCGGAGTTACTTGGAATGCCAGGATCATGCCGTTGCGGGTTCTCAACGACAAGGGTGAGGGGACCGCTGGCAATGTCATCCGAGCTATCGATTATGCTATAAACAATGGAGCTCACGTAATAAATCTGAGCTTCATCGGCTTCAACTACAGCCAGGGAATGGATGAAGCGATCAGGCGTGCATACGAAGCAGGCGTAATCGTGGTAGCCGCGGCTGGCAACGAAGCTGGCGACCAGACCAAGGACACCGACCTTAACAAGACACCGATGTATCCGGTCTGTCTTGATGGCCGTCCGGGTGAGAATCGGGTCATTGGCGTAGCGGCGACAGATGCAATGGACCAGAAGACCTATTTTTCAGGTTATGGCTCGCGCTGCGTTGATATCACCGGTCCTGGTGTCAGTATCTTTAATCTCTCAGTCTACGCTCCGGACAAGACCTTGGATAATCAGCCTCTGAACAAATACTATGACGGTTACTGGTCAGGCACCTCTGTGGCCGCTCCGCAAGTGAGCGGCGTCCTCGCCTTGATCATGTCGACCAACCCAGGACTCGACCGCAAGGCAACGGTTGATGTCCTGCTGTCTAGCGCAACCAACATCACCCGTCTCAACCCGCTTTACCCCAATCAGCTCGGAAGCGGACGTGTCAGCGCAGCGGGCGCGGTTGAGCTCGCCAAAGACAGGCTGACGGAAAACAAATTCGATCTCATAGTCAACCAAAGTAGCGGCACCTCGACCGTGCTCAATATCATCAATCCAGCCAGGTCCTACAACAAGGAAATCGTGCTCGGCGCGGAATTGGCTGGAGGCGTCAATGTGGCGTCAGGCGATGTCGACGGTGACGGACGTGCCGAGATTATCGTCGGAGCCGGACCAGGCGGCGGCCCCCACGTCAAGATACTCGACCAAACAGGCAGGCTCAAGGGCCAATTCATGGCTTACAATACTAGCTTCAGAGGAGGCGTCAATGTGGCGTCAGGCGATGTCGACGGTGACGGACGTGCCGAGATCATCGTCGGAGCCGGACCAGGCGGTGGCCCCCACGTCAAGATCATCAATGGCCGCGGCCAGCTCAAAGGCCAATTCATGGCGTATAAAACTTCTTTTCGCGGAGGCGTCAATGTGGCCGTGGCCGACGTTGACGGCGGCACCATCAATCGGCGCTCTGAAATCGTAACCAGTCCCGGCGCCGGCATGCCCGCTGAAATCAGGATCTTTACCGACCACGCCAAACTGCTGAGCAAATTCTCTCCGTTCGCCGTAAATTTCGACAAAGGAGTCAACCTAACCAGCGCCGACACCAATCAGGATGGCCTGGCGGAGATCATCGTCGGAGCCGGACCAGGCGGCGGCCC
The genomic region above belongs to Candidatus Falkowbacteria bacterium and contains:
- a CDS encoding DUF4012 domain-containing protein, whose translation is MFRLSGSDNLNLAKIFRSARSVAQNFPLVKKVRRRRHIFAALKIISLLALVTILLLIILFAAHFLAFKSILASSLSGKSSLEQAVGMAKQGDFKSAQAAANQAASDFYYATSNLEDIKTSLVFNQVGALQYQVGQLGYLVGSAEMLSRAVGQAVSFGLELQNLLDGNRQLNYSTFSPDEKKKILGRIQYSGPELTGMKANLDLALLNLANITYPGVLWPLKGKIDETKNLVGEASQVLGKLAPMSQIIPALAGYPSTSTYLVLFQNSDELRPTGGFLGTYGILQMESGDISRFETHDIYHMDMPVKDKVDVIPPEPIRKYLNAKWYMRDANWSPDWPTAAQKIEWFYNLENPLLPPKDQVNNFSGQFDGVIAITPKLVTDLLAIVGPIVIDGQEYNPTNFVDLLEYRVEKGYVQLGVSSWQRKEVIGQIMKEMKIRLMNLPSDKWRTILMVFDNNVASKDILVYLHDQVLQGLAKEQGWTGEIKQPQSDYLMIVDANLASLKTDAVMNRSVSYEVKEGTDRLTSRLIINYAHRGKPDWKTSYYQTYTRVYVPKGSRLIKMEGCNSKPDIIDEYNKTAFGCQLIVPFNQVAPLVLEYDLPNHLKTALAKNGYGLFVQKQPGNQVSELAVDLSFINGIKSYSPVGFSVNFLTGNRIGWLTDLTLDRQYSVSF
- a CDS encoding rod shape-determining protein, which encodes MFIKRIGIDLGTTYTLVHLPKRGIVINEPSVVAISVTDKKILAVGNEAKDMLGRTPDTIIALKPLKDGVIADYRATEAMLRYFINKSLGGIRLFRPEVMVAVPAGISSTERRAVIDATIAAGAKAAYIIKEPVAAAIGADIPIGSASGHMIIDIGGGTAEMAVISLGGIVASTSVRVGGTRFDSAIIDYIRRKYNLSIGERTAEEIKINIGSALYLENKLTMEIRGRDIVTGLPRSIIVTSNDVTEALQNELEAIINAVKKVLHETPPELSSDIMDKGMVLSGGSSLLRNIDQLLSRATGVPAYIANDALLCVAKGTGIALENLDSYKRSILATK
- a CDS encoding glycosyltransferase family 4 protein, producing the protein MIIGIDASRANRKHKTGTEWYAFYLIKELAKLDASNQYILYSEQPISNDLNDLTDNPSGGPISYDQDGFQVIKSPHGNFKAKVLDWPVRHLWTHLRLSWEMIWHRPDVLFVPSHVLPLIHPRRSVVTIHDVGFERDKSLYPKLDLGPNSKLQKRILNVLVRLFTFGRFGANVQDYLTWSTLFSLRKAEKIITVSEFSKQEIFEVYKDELTPAVLGKIIAIHNGYNQECYRPVTNHDKVTATLEKYDIEPPYIFYLGRLERKKNTPALVEAFGMISKQFPEYKLVLTGRASFGYDEVEFMISQYKLDHKVICTGWVDEADLPYIYGGADIFAFPSHYEGFGIPLVEAMACGVPVAASDVAPITEVVDGAAILFNPESPASIKDALVKLISDKELRNRLSALGLARAKQFGWKITAEKTLAVLDPNFKLS
- a CDS encoding S8 family serine peptidase is translated as MLSALALSGHDSIASPSIPASLLVKYRGEDAIKEVRVPDQSHSDEFIMVLKQDPNIEWAEPDYSFHSAIIPSDTHYSQQWYLQKIKAPSAWDITQSTKNIVTAVIDTGVDITHPDLKNNIWINQDEIPGNRKDDDNNGFIDDINGWDFVGRNADPMPKFEEGFTSDVLHGTIISGLIAAEGNNAAGVSGVTWNARIMPLRVLNDKGEGTAGNVIRAIDYAINNGAHVINLSFIGFNYSQGMDEAIRRAYEAGVIVVAAAGNEAGDQTKDTDLNKTPMYPVCLDGRPGENRVIGVAATDAMDQKTYFSGYGSRCVDITGPGVSIFNLSVYAPDKTLDNQPLNKYYDGYWSGTSVAAPQVSGVLALIMSTNPGLDRKATVDVLLSSATNITRLNPLYPNQLGSGRVSAAGAVELAKDRLTENKFDLIVNQSSGTSTVLNIINPARSYNKEIVLGAELAGGVNVASGDVDGDGRAEIIVGAGPGGGPHVKILDQTGRLKGQFMAYNTSFRGGVNVASGDVDGDGRAEIIVGAGPGGGPHVKIINGRGQLKGQFMAYKTSFRGGVNVAVADVDGGTINRRSEIVTSPGAGMPAEIRIFTDHAKLLSKFSPFAVNFDKGVNLTSADTNQDGLAEIIVGAGPGGGPHVRVFTSAGKLVDSFYAYPSEIKTGVRITSIKSQR